One stretch of Caloenas nicobarica isolate bCalNic1 chromosome 2, bCalNic1.hap1, whole genome shotgun sequence DNA includes these proteins:
- the ZNF521 gene encoding zinc finger protein 521 isoform X7: MSRRKQAKPRSLKETQILETTSCMKPWGWRRRKRVEENETEDQQAGVGHTAAQTDPNCTLEDKAEDGEVLDCKKRPDEGEELEEEAVHSCDSCLQVFESLSDITEHKINQCQLTDGVDVEDDPTCSWPASSPSSKDQTSPSHGEGCDFGEEEGGPGLPYPCQFCDKSFSRLSYLKHHEQSHSDKLPFKCTYCSRLFKHKRSRDRHIKLHTGDKKYHCSECDAAFSRSDHLKIHLKTHTSNKPYKCAICRRGFLSSSSLHGHMQVHERNKDGSQSASRMEDWKMKDTQKCSQCEEGFDFPEDLQKHIAECHPECSPNEDRSALQCVYCHELFVEETSLMNHMEQAHNGEKKNSCSICSENFHTVEELYSHMDSHQQPESCNHSNSPSLVTVGYTSVSSTTPDSNLSVDSSTMVETAPPIPKGRGRKRAAQQVPDITGPSSKQPKVTYSCIYCNKQLFSSLAVLQIHLKTMHLDKPEQAHICQYCLEVLPSLYNLNEHLKQVHEAPDPALIVSTMPAMVYQCNFCSEVFNDLNTLQEHIRCSHGFANPAAKDSNAFFCPHCYMGFLTDSSLEEHIRQVHCDLSSSRFGSPVLGTPKDPVVEVYSCSYCTNSPIFNSVLKLNKHIKENHKNIPLALNYIHNGKKSRAMSPLSPVTIEQTSLKMMQAVGGAPPRPAGEYICNQCGAKYTSLDGFQTHLKTHLDTVLPKLTCPQCNKEFPNQESLLKHVTIHFMITSTYYICESCDKQFTSVDDLQKHLLDMHTFVFFRCTLCQEVFDSKVSIQLHLAVKHSNEKKVYRCTSCNWDFRNETDLQLHVKHNHLENQGKVHKCIFCGESFGTEVELQCHITTHSKKYNCKFCSKAFHAIILLEKHLREKHCVFETKTPNCGTNGASEQVQKEEVELQTLLTNSQESHNSHDGSEEDVDTSEPMYGCDICGAAYTMETLLQNHQLRDHNIRPGESAIVKKKAELIKGNYKCNVCSRTFFSENGLREHMQTHLGPVKHYMCPICGERFPSLLTLTEHKVTHSKSLDTGNCRICKMPLQSEEEFLEHCQMHPDLRNSLTGFRCVVCMQTVTSTLELKIHGTFHMQKTGNGSAVQSTGRAQHLQKLYKCASCLKEFRSKQDLVKLDINGLPYGLCASCVNLSKSGSPSVNIPSSSNRQGMGQNENLSSIENKSKAGGLKTRCSSCNVKFESESELQNHIQSIHRELVPDSNSTQLKTPQVSPMPRISPSQTEEDIVFCITEETYLHASTTEIWNLILAPLRIGIPS, from the exons atGGAGTGGATGTTGAGGATGACCCCACTTGCTCATGGCCAGCATCATCGCCTTCTAGCAAGGACCAGACTTCCCCGAGCCATGGAGAAGGTTGTGATTTTggtgaagaggaaggaggcccAGGGTTGCCCTATCCATGCCAGTTTTGTGACAAATCGTTCAGCCGCCTCAGCTACTTAAAGCACCACGAGCAAAGTCACAGTGACAAGCTCCCTTTCAAATGCACATATTGCAGTCGTCTCTTCAAACATAAACGGAGCAGGGACCGCCACATAAAGCTTCATACGGGAGACAAGAAGTATCACTGCAGTGAGTGTGACGCAGCGTTCTCAAGGAGTGATCATCTCAAAATTCACTTAAAGACTCATACGTCCAACAAGCCATATAAGTGTGCCATTTGTAGACGTGGGTTCCTGTCATCTAGTTCACTGCACGGTCACATGCAGGTCCACGAGAGGAACAAAGATGGCTCTCAGTCCGCTTCCCGGATGGAggactggaaaatgaaagacacTCAGAAATGCAGTCAGTGCGAAGAAGGCTTTGATTTTCCTGAAGATCTTCAAAAGCACATTGCAGAATGTCACCCCGAGTGTTCCCCTAATGAAGACCGATCTGCTCTTCAGTGTGTTTACTGTCATGAACTCTTTGTAGAGGAAACGTCTCTGATGAATCACATGGAGCAGGCTCATAATGGTGAGAAGAAGAATTCATGCAGCATTTGCTCTGAGAACTTTCATACTGTGGAGGAGCTGTACAGCCACATGGACAGTCATCAGCAGCCAGAGTCGTGCAACCACAGCAACAGCCCGTCTTTGGTAACTGTGGGCTACACCTCAGTCTCTAGCACCACTCCAGATTCCAATCTCTCGGTGGATAGTTCAACCATGGTGGAAACGGCTCCCCCTATACCAAAAGGTCGTGGAAGGAAGCGGGCAGCTCAGCAAGTGCCAGATATCACTGGTCCTTCGAGTAAACAGCCAAAAGTTACCTATAGCTGCATTTATTGCAACAAACAGTTATTTTCCAGCCTTGCAGTTTTGCAGATACACCTGAAAACTATGCATTTAGATAAACCCGAACAAGCCCATATCTGTCAGTATTGTTTGGAGGTATTGCCATCTCTCTACAATCTGAATGAACATCTTAAGCAAGTCCACGAAGCTCCAGATCCAGCACTGATTGTTTCTACCATGCCTGCCATGGTGTACCAGTGCAACTTCTGCTCTGAAGTGTTCAACGACCTCAACACACTTCAGGAACACATCCGATGTTCTCATGGATTTGCCAACCCTGCTGCTAAGGACAGTAATGCATTCTTTTGTCCCCATTGCTACATGGGATTTCTTACAGATTCTTCTCTGGAAGAGCATATTAGACAAGTCCATTGTGATCTTAGCAGTTCCCGTTTTGGTTCCCCTGTGCTTGGAACCCCAAAAGATCCAGTGGTGGAAGTCTATTCTTGTTCGTACTGTACAAATTCTCCAATATTTAATAGTGTTCTTAAACTGAACAAGCATATCAAGGAGAACCATAAGAACATTCCTTTGGCCCTGAATTACATccacaatggaaaaaaatccagagccATGAGTCCCTTATCTCCTGTAACCATTGAGCAGACCTCTTTAAAGATGATGCAGGCAGTTGGAGGTGCTCCTCCTCGTCCTGCAGGTGAATATATTTGTAATCAGTGTGGTGCTAAGTATACTTCCTTGGATGGTTTCCAGACTCATTTAAAAACACATCTTGACACTGTCCTGCCAAAACTGACCTGTCCTCAGTGCAACAAAGAATTTCCAAATCAGGAGTCTCTGCTGAAGCATGTTACCATTCATTTCATGATCACCTCAACCTACTACATCTGTGAAAGTTGTGACAAGCAGTTCACTTCTGTGGATGACTTGCAGAAACACCTACTGGACATGCATACGTTTGTGTTCTTCCGCTGCACCTTGTGCCAAGAGGTTTTTGACTCCAAAGTCTCCATTCAGCTACACTTGGCTGTGAAGCACAGCAATGAAAAGAAGGTATACAGATGTACGTCTTGCAACTGGGATTTCCGCAATGAGACTGACCTACAGCTTCATGTTAAACACAACCACCTGGAGAACCAAGGCAAAGTACACAAGTGCATCTTCTGCGGTGAGTCCTTTGGTACGGAGGTGGAGCTGCAGTGTCACATTACTACGCACAGCAAGAAGTACAACTGCAAGTTCTGCAGCAAAGCTTTCCATGCTATCATCTTGCTGGAAAAGCACTTAAGGGAAAAACACTgtgtttttgaaacaaaaactcCAAACTGTGGAACGAATGGGGCATCTGAGCAGGTTCAAAAAGAGGAAGTGGAACTCCAGACCTTGTTGACAAATAGCCAGGAGTCCCATAACAGCCACGATGGCAGCGAAGAAGATGTGGACACATCTGAGCCTATGTATGGCTGTGACATTTGTGGAGCAGCTTATACCATGGAGACTCTCCTGCAAAATCACCAGCTTCGAGACCACAACATTCGACCTGGAGAAAGTGCCATAGTAAAGAAAAAGGCTGAACTCATCAAAGGGAATTACAAGTGTAATGTGTGTTCTCGAACATTCTTCTCTGAAAATGGGCTTCGAGAGCACATGCAGACACACTTGGGACCAGTGAAACATTATATGTGCCCAATCTGTGGCGAGCGGTTTCCATCTCTTCTGACTCTTACTGAACATAAGGTCACACATAGTAAGAGCCTGGACACTGGAAACTGCAGGATTTGCAAGATGCCTCTCCAGAGCGAAGAGGAATTTTTAGAGCATTGCCAAATGCACCCTGACTTGAGGAACTCCTTGACAGGGTTCCGCTGTGTGGTGTGCATGCAGACTGTGACCTCCACGCTGGAACTGAAAATCCACGGCACGTTCCACATGCAGAAAACTGGAAACGGTTCTGCCGTGCAGTCCACGGGACGTGCGCAGCATCTCCAGAAACTGTACAAGTGTGCTTCTTGCCTGAAGGAATTCCGCTCAAAACAGGATTTAGTTAAACTTGACATCAACGGTCTGCCATATGGTCTGTGTGCTAGCTGTGTTAATCTCAGTAAAAGTGGTAGTCCAAGTGTCAACATCCCTTCAAGCAGTAACAGACAAGGCATGGGCCAAAATGAGAACTTGAGTTCCATTGAGAACAAAAGCAAGGCAGGGGGACTGAAGACTCGATGCTCTAGTTGCAATGTTAAATTTGAATCAGAAAGTGAACTCCAAAACCATATTCAGTCAATCCACAGAGAGCTTGTTCCAGACAGCAACAGTACACAGCTGAAAACACCACAAGTATCTCCAATGCCCAGAATCAGCCCCTCCCAAACTGAAGAG GATATTGTCTTCTGCATCACTGAGGAGACCTATCTTCATGCCAGCACAACTGAGATCTGGAATCTTATCCTAGCTCCCTTACGCATTGGAATCCCCAGCTAG